A region of the Acidimicrobiales bacterium genome:
AGCTCCTGGCCGCTGGGTGGCACGCCGTGGTCCGGGTCTCCGAGGACGAGATCTGGCGGGACCCACGGCGTGCCGTCGAGCGGATCCGAGAGGCTCGCGCCCGCATCTCGAGCGAGGCGGGCGCAGGGACCGGGGCGGGCGCGGGTCGGGTTCAGCGGGCGGGCTAGTTGCCCTTGCCGGGAACGACCCGGTAGGCCTCGTAGACGTGGTCGATGCGCTTGACCGACGAGAGCAGCGACGTGAGGTGGGCGGGGTCGGCCAGCTCGAAGTCGAAGCGCATCGTGCTGACCCGGTCGGCGCCGGTCTGCGACGAGCTGGCCAGGATGTTGACGAAGTTCTCGGACAGCGACCGGGTGACGTCGGCCAGAAGGCGGGAGCGGTCGAGGGCCTTGATCTCGATGGACGCCACGAACGTGCCGCGGCGCTCCCGGTCCCATTCGACCTCGATGACGCGGTCGACCTGGCCGCCGGCCAGCGAGACGGCGTTGGCGCAGTCCGTGCGGTGGACCGAGACGCCGCGGCCCCGCGTCACGAAGCCGAGGATCTCGTCGCCGGGCACCGGGGTGCAGCAGCGGGACAGGCGCACCATCACGTCGTCGAGGCCTTCGACGTGGACGCCGGCCGCCTGGTCCTTGCCGGCCCGGCGGGGCTGGCGGACGGTGGCCGGCAGCTGCTCCTCGTGCTCGCCGCCCCGCAGCTCCCGAGCCAGGCGCTGGGCCACCGACCGGGCCGACACGTGGCCGTCGCCGATGGCCGCGTGCAGCGACTCGAGGTCGAGGTAGTTCATGGACGCGGCCATGGTCATCAGCGCGGGCGACGAGGCCAGCTTCTGGACCGGCAGTCCCTCCTTGCGCAGCGCCTTAGCCAGCTCCTCCCGGCCGTTCTCGATGGCGTCCTCGCGGCGCTCCCGGGAGAACCACTGACGGATCTTGTTGCGGGCGCGCGGGGTGACGGCGATCTTCAGCCAGTCGCGTGAAGGGCCGGCCGACGCCACCTTCGAGGTGAAGATCTCGACGGTGTCGCCCGAGTGCAGCTGGGAGTCGAGCGGGGAGAGTCGGCCGTTCACCTTGGCGCCGATGCAGCGGTGGCCGACCTCGGTGTGGATGGCGTAGGCGAAGTCGACCGGGGTGGCCGCGTTGGGCAGCGTGACCACTCGCCCTTTTGGAGTGAAAACGAAGACCTCGTCCTGTTCCAGGTCGAGCTTCAGGTTCTTCATGAACTCGGCCGGGTCGGAGGTCTCGCGCTCCCAGTCGACGATGCGGTTCAGCCAGGCGATGTCGGCCGCCGACGCCTTCTCCTTGTAGCCCCAGTGTGCGGCGATGCCGAACTCGGCCCGCTTGTGCATCTCCCACGTGCGGATCTGCACCTCCAGGGGCTTGCCCTGGGGCGCCACCACGGTGGTGTGCAGCGACTGGTAGAGGTTGAACTTGGGCATGGCGATGTAGTCCTTGAACCGCCCCTGCACCGGCTTCCAGGTGGCGTGGATGGACCCGAGCGCGGCGTAGCAGTCCTTGACGGAGTCGACCAGCACCCGGATGCCCACCAGGTCGAAGATCTCGTCGAAATCCTTGCCCCGCACCACCATCTTCTCGTAGATGGACCACAGGGGCTTGGGCCGCCCGGTGACCTCGGCGTCGATGCGGTTCTGGGCCAGCTGGCCCCGCACCTCCTCCAGTACCTGGGTGAGGTAGATCTCCCGCTCGGGCGCCCGGAGCGCCACCATCTGCTCGATCTCGGCGTACGGCTTGGGATTGAGGGTGGCGAAGGCCAGGTCCTCGAGCTGCCACTTGATGTCCTGGATCCCGAGGCGGTGGGCCAGCGGGGCGTAGATGTCGAGCGTCTCCTGGGCCGTGCGCTTCTGCTTGAAGTCGGGCATGGCGGCGATCGTGCGCATGTTGTGGAGACGGTCGGCCAGCTTGATGATCAGGACGCGCCAGTCCTTGGCCATCGCCACCAGCATCTTGCGCATCGACGCGGCCTGCTGCGCCTCGCGTGAGTCGAACCGGACGCGCTCGAGCTTGGTGACACCGTCGACGATGGCCGCCACCTCGGCGCCGAAGTCACGGCTCACGTCTTCGAGCGTGACCCCCGTGTCCTCCACTGCGTCGTGCAGGAGGGCCGACGCGATGGTGACGTCGTCGAGCCCCAGCTCGGCAACGATGGTGGCCACCGCCACGGGGTGGTGGATGTAGGCCTCGCCCGACTTGCGCACCTGGGTGCTGTGGGCCTTCTCGGCAACCTCGTAGGCCTGCTGGATCAACGCCGTGTCGGCCTTGGGACGGCGGACGCGGTAGGCGGTGATGAGCGGGGCGAGCACGTCGGGCGCCGACGAGAACTGGCGCCGCCACGGCAGCACACGAGCCCGGTCGACGCTCGGCATGCCCGCCCTACTCGTAGGTGAGCAGGGAGACCAGCTCCCGCCCGCCGAGCTTCGAGCGGCCACCGAGGAAGGCCAGCTCGATCACGAACGCGAACCCCACGACCTCGCCGCCGAGCCGCTCCACCAGGCTGCCGGCGGCGGCCGCCGTGCCTCCCGTGGCGAGCACGTCGTCGACGACCAACACCCGCTCACCCGGCGTCACCGCGTCCTTGTGGACCTCGAGCAGGTCGGTCCCGTACTCGAGGACGTACTCCTCCTTCTCCACGTCCCACGGCAGCTTGCCGGCCTTGCGGCACGGCACGAAGCCCGCCCCGAAGCGGTACGCCACAGGGGCCCCCACGATGAACCCGCGGGCCTCCACGGCCAGCACCTTGTCGACCGCCACATCCTCGAACGGCGCGGCCAGGGCGTCGATGGTGGCGCGGAAGGCGCCGGCGTCCGCCAGGAGGGGGGTGATGTCCTTGAACACGACCCCGGGCTGGGGGAAGTCGGGGATGTCACGGATGTGGTCCTTGAGCCACCCGGGAGCAGCAGCGAGAACCATCCACCGATGTTAGGCCCTGCGCATCGAGTACCTGCCCGGCGAGCGGCCCCCGGTCACCGCCCGCGGTCGACGCAGGCTGCCGTTCCTCCCGGCCAGCGCTAGCGCTTCTTGCCCTTCTTGCGGGGCCGGGGCGGCGGGCGGGTGCCTCCGGGTCGGGGCGGGATGCGACCTGCGGTCCCGGCCGCGACCTTGTCGCCGTCGCGGGAGGCGCCGGCGCCGGTGACGACGGGCGCTCCCATGGTGACGCCACCGGCGGCGGCTGCGGCGGGCGTGAGTGGGGTGACCGCGCCCTTGGCGAGGATCCGCTGCTTGATGGACGCGTACCTCGGCTCGCGCTCCTTGAGGATGGCGAGGATCGGTGCGGCGATGAAGATCGACGAGTACGCGCCGGTGAGCAGGCCGATGAGGAGGGCCAGCCCGAAGTCCTCGAGCGTGGTGGCACCGAGGATGAACGCCCCCACGATGAGCACGGACAGGATCGGAAGGATGGCGACCAGCGACGTGTTCAACGATCGCATGAGCACCTGGTTCATGGACAGGTTCACCGTGTCGCCGTAGGTCATGCGCCCCGACGCGGCCAGCCCCTTGGTGTTCTCCTCCACCTTGTCGAACACGACGATGGTGTCGTAGAGGGAGTAGCCGAGGATGGTGAGGAAGGCGATGACGGTCGCCGGCGTCACCTCGAACCCGGACAGCGAGTACACGCCGACGGTGATGGCGATGTCGTGCACCACGGCGGCCAGGGCGGCGAGCGCCATCTTCCACTCGAAGCGCAGCGTGATGTACAGCGTGATGGCGAGGAAGAAGAAGACCAGGGCCCGTTCGGCCTTGCTCGTCACCTCGCCGCCCCATGACGGCCCGACCTCGTTGACGCTCACCGTGTCGACGTCGACCTTGGCGACCTTGGCCAGTGCTGCGCTCACCGCCTCCCGCTTCGCCGACCTCTCGTCGGCGCTTCCGCTGACGTCGCTCTGCACCCTGATGGTGTCGCCGCCCAGCTGCTGGACCTTGGCGTCACCCAGGCCCTCGGGGCGGATGGCGTCGCGGGCGTCGCGTACGGACAGCGCCGGCGCCTTGACCTCCCACGCCGTGCCGCCCTCGAAGTCGATGCCGAAGTTGAGGCCCTGGGCCACCAGGGAGATGGCTCCGATGAGGATGACCACACCCGACGCGATGAACCACGTCCGCTTGCGGCCCACGAAGTTGAACGCCGTCTCCCCGTGGTAGAGGCGGTGCCAGATCGAGCTCTTCTCGCTCATGACGCCGCCCGGACCGGTGCCGGAGCGGCCAGGCCGCGGGCCACGCCCAGCCACCTGGCCTCGGTGAACATCCGGTTGCGCCCGAG
Encoded here:
- a CDS encoding bifunctional (p)ppGpp synthetase/guanosine-3',5'-bis(diphosphate) 3'-pyrophosphohydrolase, which codes for MPSVDRARVLPWRRQFSSAPDVLAPLITAYRVRRPKADTALIQQAYEVAEKAHSTQVRKSGEAYIHHPVAVATIVAELGLDDVTIASALLHDAVEDTGVTLEDVSRDFGAEVAAIVDGVTKLERVRFDSREAQQAASMRKMLVAMAKDWRVLIIKLADRLHNMRTIAAMPDFKQKRTAQETLDIYAPLAHRLGIQDIKWQLEDLAFATLNPKPYAEIEQMVALRAPEREIYLTQVLEEVRGQLAQNRIDAEVTGRPKPLWSIYEKMVVRGKDFDEIFDLVGIRVLVDSVKDCYAALGSIHATWKPVQGRFKDYIAMPKFNLYQSLHTTVVAPQGKPLEVQIRTWEMHKRAEFGIAAHWGYKEKASAADIAWLNRIVDWERETSDPAEFMKNLKLDLEQDEVFVFTPKGRVVTLPNAATPVDFAYAIHTEVGHRCIGAKVNGRLSPLDSQLHSGDTVEIFTSKVASAGPSRDWLKIAVTPRARNKIRQWFSRERREDAIENGREELAKALRKEGLPVQKLASSPALMTMAASMNYLDLESLHAAIGDGHVSARSVAQRLARELRGGEHEEQLPATVRQPRRAGKDQAAGVHVEGLDDVMVRLSRCCTPVPGDEILGFVTRGRGVSVHRTDCANAVSLAGGQVDRVIEVEWDRERRGTFVASIEIKALDRSRLLADVTRSLSENFVNILASSSQTGADRVSTMRFDFELADPAHLTSLLSSVKRIDHVYEAYRVVPGKGN
- a CDS encoding adenine phosphoribosyltransferase, with the translated sequence MVLAAAPGWLKDHIRDIPDFPQPGVVFKDITPLLADAGAFRATIDALAAPFEDVAVDKVLAVEARGFIVGAPVAYRFGAGFVPCRKAGKLPWDVEKEEYVLEYGTDLLEVHKDAVTPGERVLVVDDVLATGGTAAAAGSLVERLGGEVVGFAFVIELAFLGGRSKLGGRELVSLLTYE
- the secF gene encoding protein translocase subunit SecF; translation: MSEKSSIWHRLYHGETAFNFVGRKRTWFIASGVVILIGAISLVAQGLNFGIDFEGGTAWEVKAPALSVRDARDAIRPEGLGDAKVQQLGGDTIRVQSDVSGSADERSAKREAVSAALAKVAKVDVDTVSVNEVGPSWGGEVTSKAERALVFFFLAITLYITLRFEWKMALAALAAVVHDIAITVGVYSLSGFEVTPATVIAFLTILGYSLYDTIVVFDKVEENTKGLAASGRMTYGDTVNLSMNQVLMRSLNTSLVAILPILSVLIVGAFILGATTLEDFGLALLIGLLTGAYSSIFIAAPILAILKEREPRYASIKQRILAKGAVTPLTPAAAAAGGVTMGAPVVTGAGASRDGDKVAAGTAGRIPPRPGGTRPPPRPRKKGKKR